The genomic stretch CAAGGACCCCGTGCTCATGGCCGACGCCATGAAGCAGGCCGTGGAGGCCGGCCGCAAGGCCTTCCTGGCCGGGCGCATCCCCAAGAAGCTCTACGCCACCGCCTCCAGTCCCATCGAGGGACTGCTCACCTGACCCTTGCGCACCATCGACTTCGACCTCTACCTCGTCACCGACCGCAAGACGACGGCGGGGCGGGAATTGTTGTGGGTGCTGGAAGAAGCCCTGGAGGGAGGCGTCCGGGCCGTGCAACTGCGGGAGAAGGACCTGGAGGGGCGCGCTCTCCTGGAGCTGACGCGAAAGGCAAAGGCGCTGTGCGACCGCTACGGCGCCGAGCTGTTCGTCAACGACCGCGTCGACGTTGTCTTGGCCGCGGACACCGCCGGCGTGCACTTGGCCGCCAACTCCCTGCCCGTGGCAGTCGCGCGGGAACTGCTCGGCCCGGACCGGAAGATCGGCGTCTCCACCCATTCGGTGGAGGAAACGCGGGCCGCCGCGGACGCCGGCGCCGACCTCATCGTCTTCGGCCCCGTCTACCCCACTCCGTCCAAGCTCGCCTTCGGCGCTCCCCAGGGCCCAGCCGCCCTCAAGGCCGTCACCGACGCCACCTCCGTCCCGGTCTTCGCCATCGGCGGCATCAAGCAACACCACCTCCCCGAGATCAAGGCCCACGGCACCGCCCGCATCGCCCTCATCTCAGCCATCTCCGAAGCCCCCGACCCACGCGCCGCGGCCCGGGACATGCTCGCCGCGCTGCGGGCGTGACCGAATTTGAGTGCCATCGACTGTTTGGTATATGGTACGACCCACAAGGAGGCTCACCATGAGAGACTGGGAAAAGATCGTTCCTGAATACGACCGCCAAGTCTACGAAAAGGCCGGCTACACCGGGAAACAACCCTTCGGACAGAAGCCCGCGCTGCTCATCATCGACGTCATCACGGCCTTCACCGGAACCAGGCCGATGGAGACCCTGGACGCCATCGACGAGTTCCGGTCGAGCTGCGGCAAGGCCGCGTGGCAGGCGCTGCCGCACATCAGGAAACTCCTGGTGGCGTGCCGCAAGAGCAAGGTGCCGGTGGTCTATTCGACCAGCGATCCGGACTTCAAGGCGGTCTTCGGCAACGCCACCAAGCGCGCCGCGGAACCCACCACGGCGAGCGCCAAGGCGGTGGAGTTCCCGCAGATGATCCGTCCGCGCAAGGACGAGTGGGTGGTGCACAAGGCGCGGGCCAGCGCGTTCTTCGGCACCCACCTCATCACCTACCTGACGCGCAAGAACATCGACTCGTTGATCGTCACCGGCGCCTCCACCTCCGGCTGCGTCCGCTCCACGGTCATCGACGGCTATTCCTACGGCTTCCCCGTGTTCGTGGTGGAGGAAGGCACCTTCGACCGCTCGCAGTTCTCGCACCTCGTAAACCTCTACGAGATGAACAGCAAGTACGCCACGGTGGTGACCCGGGCGGAAGCCCTTGCGCACGTCGAGTCGCTGCGAGGCGTGCCGCAACTCCGGGCGGCGCACCGGTAGTCGGCGGCACAGGATGAAGTTGTAGGAGCGGTCGGGCGGAAACCCAGGAGAATTTTCAATGAGAGATCTCGGACTAAAGGACAAAGTGGTTCTCATCACCGGCGGCGCCGGCGTGCTCGGCACCGCCTTCTCGCAGGGCTTCGCCGATCACGGCGCGAAGCTGGCCATCAACGACCTCAGGGAAGAGAAGGCCCTCGAATGCATCGGCAAGCTCACGGGGGAGGTGGACGCGGTTCCCGCATGCTGCGACGTCTCCGACGACGCCGACGTGGCCCGCATGGTGAACGGGGTCGTGGAGCAGCTCGGCCGCATCGACGTGGTGGTCAACGCCGCGGCCGTACAAATCTACCCACCCAAGAGCATCATCGAGATGGAGCCCGGCGAGTGGGATTTCGTGCTGGACATCTGCCTCAAGGCCGCCTACCTCACCACCCGCCACGTGGCGCCCGTGATGAAACGCCAGGGCGGC from Deltaproteobacteria bacterium encodes the following:
- the thiE gene encoding thiamine phosphate synthase, encoding MRTIDFDLYLVTDRKTTAGRELLWVLEEALEGGVRAVQLREKDLEGRALLELTRKAKALCDRYGAELFVNDRVDVVLAADTAGVHLAANSLPVAVARELLGPDRKIGVSTHSVEETRAAADAGADLIVFGPVYPTPSKLAFGAPQGPAALKAVTDATSVPVFAIGGIKQHHLPEIKAHGTARIALISAISEAPDPRAAARDMLAALRA
- a CDS encoding isochorismatase family protein, with amino-acid sequence MRDWEKIVPEYDRQVYEKAGYTGKQPFGQKPALLIIDVITAFTGTRPMETLDAIDEFRSSCGKAAWQALPHIRKLLVACRKSKVPVVYSTSDPDFKAVFGNATKRAAEPTTASAKAVEFPQMIRPRKDEWVVHKARASAFFGTHLITYLTRKNIDSLIVTGASTSGCVRSTVIDGYSYGFPVFVVEEGTFDRSQFSHLVNLYEMNSKYATVVTRAEALAHVESLRGVPQLRAAHR
- a CDS encoding SDR family NAD(P)-dependent oxidoreductase — encoded protein: MRDLGLKDKVVLITGGAGVLGTAFSQGFADHGAKLAINDLREEKALECIGKLTGEVDAVPACCDVSDDADVARMVNGVVEQLGRIDVVVNAAAVQIYPPKSIIEMEPGEWDFVLDICLKAAYLTTRHVAPVMKRQGGGKIVNIASIAGHRGTAGGSAYSAAKGGVVMLTRQMAVELGLDNINVNSVSPGFTPNRLTSIYEYEAIAKGASEGPEPSHAAGEFTPPALGRKGEIEDFVGPVLFLASQWADYITGADLPVEGGRMAAR